A portion of the Pseudoxanthomonas sp. JBR18 genome contains these proteins:
- a CDS encoding sugar ABC transporter permease, with protein MKRPSLAGWIFAGPSLIVLGLFFGLPVISALLLSVTDFDLYALADVHNLRFVGLGNYIDLLRTPMFWKALWNTTYFVIVGVPLSIAASLGAALLLNAPAARFKALFRTALFAPVVTTLVAVAVIWRYLFNTQYGLVNYVLAHLGISPIDWLGDPHWAMPMIMLFAVWKNFGYNMVIFLAGLQAIPQDLYEAARIDGANRWRQFWHITLPMLGPVLLVVGVITISGYFQLFAEPYIMTRGDPLQSTVSVLYFMFEQGFKWWNLGLASAVAFLLFLIILGVTTLMLRLGRRKDLV; from the coding sequence ATGAAGCGTCCCTCGCTGGCCGGTTGGATCTTCGCTGGGCCTTCGCTGATCGTGCTTGGCCTGTTCTTCGGGCTGCCGGTGATCTCGGCGCTGCTGCTGAGCGTCACCGACTTCGACCTCTACGCACTGGCCGACGTGCATAACCTGCGCTTCGTCGGGCTGGGCAACTACATCGACCTGCTGCGCACGCCGATGTTCTGGAAGGCGCTGTGGAACACGACGTACTTCGTGATCGTCGGCGTGCCGCTATCCATCGCCGCCTCGCTGGGCGCGGCGCTGCTGCTCAATGCACCGGCCGCGCGCTTCAAGGCGCTGTTCCGCACGGCGTTGTTCGCCCCGGTGGTGACCACGCTGGTGGCCGTGGCGGTGATCTGGCGCTATCTGTTCAACACCCAGTACGGGCTGGTCAACTACGTCCTGGCGCATCTGGGCATCTCGCCGATCGACTGGCTGGGCGATCCCCACTGGGCGATGCCGATGATCATGCTGTTCGCGGTGTGGAAGAACTTCGGCTACAACATGGTGATCTTCCTGGCCGGCTTGCAGGCCATCCCGCAGGACCTCTACGAGGCCGCGCGCATCGACGGGGCCAACCGCTGGCGGCAGTTCTGGCACATCACCCTGCCGATGCTGGGACCGGTGTTGCTGGTGGTGGGAGTGATCACGATCTCCGGGTATTTCCAGCTGTTCGCCGAGCCTTACATCATGACCCGCGGTGACCCGCTGCAGAGCACGGTCAGCGTCCTGTACTTCATGTTCGAACAGGGCTTCAAGTGGTGGAACCTGGGCCTGGCCTCGGCGGTGGCGTTCCTGCTGTTCCTGATCATCTTAGGCGTGACCACCTTGATGTTGCGCTTGGGGCGCAGGAAGGACCTGGTATGA
- a CDS encoding sugar ABC transporter substrate-binding protein, with the protein MAGLALAGLAGCADQDDGRTTVTFWAMGREAEVVGTLIPDFEKAHPDIRVDIQQIPWTAAHEKLLTAFAADSLPDICQLGNTWIPEFADLGTLTPLQAYVDHSPVVEQDDYFPGIWDTNIIDGKLVGVPWYVDTRLLFYRKDILRESGVELPIVTWAQWKDAMAKVKAHVGPDRYAILMPLNEFEQQLSLALQTDDPLLRDHDNRGNFESPGFRKALGFYAQMFEQNWAPKMSETQISNVWEEFFNGFYAFYLSGPWNIREFRRLAPEALKDQWGTMPLPGPDGPGAGIAGGTSLVIFQQSKKKEAAWKLVEFLSQPSVQQRFHALIGDLPPRRSTWHAPQLEGDPLAAAFRDQLERVRPTPKVLEWERIVQNMRLVTERVVRGGLSQDDAVVELDQQVDDILAKRRWMYERDHKADRANGNTEAQP; encoded by the coding sequence ATGGCCGGGCTGGCGCTGGCCGGCCTGGCGGGCTGCGCGGACCAGGACGATGGCCGCACCACCGTGACCTTCTGGGCGATGGGACGCGAGGCCGAGGTGGTCGGGACGCTGATCCCGGATTTCGAAAAGGCCCATCCCGACATCCGCGTCGATATCCAGCAGATCCCGTGGACGGCCGCGCACGAGAAGCTGCTGACCGCCTTTGCCGCCGACAGCCTCCCGGACATCTGCCAGCTGGGCAACACCTGGATCCCCGAGTTCGCCGACCTGGGCACGCTGACCCCACTGCAGGCCTATGTGGATCATTCGCCGGTGGTGGAGCAGGACGACTACTTCCCGGGCATCTGGGACACCAACATCATCGACGGCAAGCTCGTGGGCGTGCCTTGGTATGTCGACACGCGCCTGCTGTTCTATCGCAAGGACATCTTGCGCGAGTCGGGAGTCGAGCTGCCGATCGTGACCTGGGCGCAGTGGAAGGACGCCATGGCCAAGGTCAAGGCGCATGTCGGGCCGGACCGCTACGCCATCCTCATGCCGCTCAACGAGTTCGAGCAGCAACTGTCGCTGGCCCTGCAGACCGACGATCCGCTGCTCAGGGACCATGACAATCGCGGCAACTTCGAAAGCCCGGGCTTTCGCAAGGCGCTGGGGTTCTATGCGCAGATGTTCGAGCAGAACTGGGCGCCAAAGATGTCCGAAACCCAGATCTCCAACGTCTGGGAAGAGTTCTTCAACGGGTTTTATGCCTTCTACCTGTCCGGCCCGTGGAATATCCGCGAGTTCCGCCGGCTTGCACCCGAGGCGCTCAAGGACCAGTGGGGCACCATGCCGCTGCCGGGGCCCGATGGCCCGGGCGCCGGGATCGCCGGCGGCACCAGCCTGGTGATCTTCCAGCAGTCGAAAAAGAAAGAAGCGGCGTGGAAGCTGGTCGAGTTCCTCTCGCAGCCTTCGGTGCAGCAGCGCTTCCATGCGCTGATCGGCGACCTGCCGCCGCGTCGCTCCACCTGGCATGCCCCGCAGTTGGAGGGCGACCCGCTGGCCGCGGCGTTCCGCGACCAGCTCGAGCGCGTCAGGCCCACGCCCAAGGTGCTCGAATGGGAGCGCATCGTGCAGAACATGCGCCTGGTGACCGAGCGGGTGGTGCGCGGCGGCCTGTCCCAGGACGACGCGGTGGTCGAGCTGGACCAGCAGGTCGACGACATCCTGGCCAAGCGCCGCTGGATGTACGAGCGCGACCACAAGGCCGATCGCGCCAACGGCAACACGGAGGCCCAGCCATGA
- a CDS encoding glucoamylase family protein has product MKTRRIVPSLARLTAGALIVLLAACNKTPEPTPVKPVKVTGRPPVELPVEDKKPELSPLFRDIERRTFQFFWDTTNETNGLTPDRYPSRPFASVASVGFALTAYPIGIENGWVSRNQAVDRTLTTLKFLYGLKQGKESEGTAGYKGFFYHFLDMQKGERFDSWVELSSVDTTLLMMGVLFAQSYYDKDDPREKEIRDLAEKLYRRVDWTWMQPRSPLISMGWFPESQFINHDWMGYNEGMMVYILALGSPTHAVEPDAWQVWSRSYNEVWGVYQGQEYLSFGPMFGHQYTHVWVDFRGIQDDFMREHGMDYFENSRRAAYAQRQYAISNPMKWKDYGENVWGLTASDGPQQTQQEYRGEQREFRHYSARGAGLRDAFDDGTIAPTAAIASLPFAPEIVIPATEEMHKRFGDYLYSSYGFLDAFNRSFTYDIPIKTGRIVPDNGWVGSDYIGIDQGPILAMIANYRDDFVWNVMKKNPHIRQGLERAGFKGGWLAAKDGEKPAPAEKGDPEKANARALGLAESRVPANTTTPSDAKPQQPQ; this is encoded by the coding sequence TTGAAAACGCGCCGAATCGTTCCTTCGCTGGCCAGGCTCACCGCCGGGGCCCTGATCGTGCTCCTCGCGGCCTGCAACAAGACGCCGGAACCGACCCCGGTCAAGCCGGTCAAGGTCACCGGCAGACCACCGGTGGAGTTGCCCGTGGAAGACAAGAAGCCAGAACTCTCACCGCTCTTCCGCGACATCGAGCGGCGCACCTTCCAGTTCTTCTGGGATACCACCAACGAAACCAACGGCCTGACCCCGGACCGGTATCCATCGCGCCCGTTTGCCTCGGTGGCCTCGGTCGGCTTTGCCCTGACCGCGTATCCCATCGGCATCGAGAACGGCTGGGTCAGCCGTAACCAGGCCGTGGACCGCACGCTGACCACGCTGAAGTTCCTCTACGGCCTCAAGCAGGGCAAGGAATCCGAGGGCACGGCCGGCTACAAGGGATTCTTCTACCACTTCCTGGACATGCAGAAGGGCGAGCGCTTTGACAGCTGGGTCGAGCTGTCCAGCGTGGACACCACGCTGCTGATGATGGGCGTGCTGTTCGCCCAGTCCTACTACGACAAAGACGACCCGCGCGAAAAGGAGATCCGCGATCTGGCCGAGAAGCTCTACCGGCGCGTGGACTGGACCTGGATGCAACCGCGCTCGCCGCTGATCTCGATGGGCTGGTTCCCCGAGAGCCAGTTCATCAACCACGACTGGATGGGTTACAACGAGGGCATGATGGTCTACATCCTGGCCCTGGGCTCGCCCACCCATGCGGTGGAACCGGATGCCTGGCAGGTGTGGAGCCGCAGCTACAACGAAGTGTGGGGCGTCTATCAGGGGCAGGAGTACCTGTCCTTCGGCCCGATGTTCGGCCACCAGTACACGCATGTCTGGGTGGACTTCCGCGGCATCCAGGACGACTTCATGCGCGAACACGGCATGGATTATTTCGAGAACAGCCGCCGCGCCGCCTACGCCCAGCGCCAGTACGCCATTTCCAATCCGATGAAGTGGAAAGATTACGGCGAGAACGTCTGGGGCCTGACCGCGTCGGACGGTCCGCAGCAGACCCAGCAGGAATACCGCGGCGAGCAGCGTGAGTTCCGCCATTACTCGGCCCGTGGGGCGGGGCTGCGCGATGCCTTCGACGACGGCACCATCGCGCCGACCGCGGCCATCGCCTCGCTGCCGTTCGCCCCGGAGATCGTGATCCCGGCCACCGAGGAGATGCACAAGCGCTTCGGCGACTATCTGTATTCCAGCTACGGGTTCCTGGACGCGTTCAACCGCAGCTTCACCTACGACATCCCGATCAAGACCGGCCGCATCGTGCCGGATAACGGTTGGGTGGGCAGCGACTACATCGGTATCGACCAGGGCCCGATCCTGGCGATGATCGCCAATTACCGCGACGACTTCGTCTGGAACGTGATGAAGAAGAACCCGCACATCCGCCAGGGGCTGGAACGGGCAGGGTTCAAGGGTGGCTGGCTGGCGGCCAAGGACGGGGAAAAGCCCGCGCCGGCCGAAAAGGGGGATCCGGAGAAGGCCAACGCGCGCGCGTTGGGCTTGGCCGAGTCGCGCGTGCCGGCCAACACGACGACCCCGTCCGATGCCAAGCCCCAGCAGCCGCAGTAA